The following coding sequences are from one Amyelois transitella isolate CPQ chromosome 23, ilAmyTran1.1, whole genome shotgun sequence window:
- the LOC106130692 gene encoding BTB/POZ domain-containing protein KCTD9: MKRAYVYRNKEEQDGKVLAVDNSIEEFKAEISKHFQQPYENIKLFSSNGCEITDARVIRDEERIYLSLDSRSVTKSCDTIEKSIANLNVGDGDSRSVSDWITLNVGGKHFTTSRSTILAKEPLSMLARMFADDNNVYLMTPSATDEKGAYLIDRSPEYFDPILNYLRHGEVIFDNNVNPRGVLEEAVFYGIESMVPQLHQLIEESKCSLGKNQALTRMDVVRSIIMTSHSTELRFQGVNLAGADLNRLDLRNINFKYACLSRCNLSGANLSHCCLERADLSHANLEGAQLPGVKALCANMEGANLKGCNMEDPSGSRAVMEGVNLKGANLEGSNMPGVNLRVATLKNANLQNCDLRSAVLAGADLECCDLSGSDLHEANLRGANLKDAAFELMLTPLHMSQTIR, translated from the exons ATGAAACGAGCATATGTGTACAGAAACAAAGAAGAACAAGATGGTAAAGTTTTAGCGGTGGATAACTCGATTGAGGAGTTCAAAGCAGAAATATCTAAACACTTTCAACAGccctatgaaaatattaagttattttccTCAAACGGTTGTGAAATCACTGATGCCAGAGTCATAAGAGACGAAGAGAGAATATACTTGAGTTTAGACAGTAGAAGTGTTACAAAAAGCTGTGATACAATAGAAAAATCAATAGCGAATTTGAACGTCGGCGATGGAGATTCGCGATCAGTTTCAGATTGGATTACGCTAAACGTTGGCGGGAAACACTTCACAACATCCAGGTCTACGATCCTGGCCAAAGAACCTCTTTCAATGCTAGCTAGAATGTTTGCTGATGACAATAATGTGTATTTAATGACTCCAAGTGCCACGGATGAGAAAGGCGCGTATTTGATTGATAGAAGTCCGGAATATTTCGATcctattttgaattatttgagGCATGGTGAAGttatatttgataataatgtGAACCCTAGAGGTGTCCTAGAAGAAGCAGTATTTTATG GCATAGAGTCTATGGTGCCACAACTGCATCAACTCATTGAGGAGTCTAAATGTAGCCTTGGCAAGAACCAGGCTCTGACAAGGATGGACGTAGTCCGCTCAATCATCATGACTTCTCACAGTACCGAGTTAAGGTTCCAGGGTGTAAATCTGGCTGGCGCAGATTTGAATAGACTGGATTTGAGGAATATTAACTTCAAG TATGCCTGTTTATCCAGATGCAACTTAAGCGGTGCGAATCTATCTCACTGTTGCTTGGAGAGAGCGGACCTGTCGCATGCCAACTTGGAAGGTGCTCAACTACCAGGCGTTAAAGCCTTGTGTGCTAATATGGAAG GTGCAAATTTGAAGGGATGTAACATGGAAGACCCTTCAGGGTCGAGGGCTGTGATGGAAGGCGTCAATTTAAAAG GTGCTAATTTAGAGGGCAGTAATATGCCCGGTGTCAATTTGAGGGTGGCAACACTGAAGAATGCCAACCTTCAAAATTGTGATCTCAGAAGTGCTGTTTTAGCGGGAGCGGATTTAGAG TGTTGCGACCTCTCAGGAAGCGATCTCCACGAAGCCAATTTGCGTGGCGCCAATCTGAAGGACGCCGCGTTCGAACTCATGTTGACTCCGCTCCACATGTCCCAGACTATTAGATAA